In Electrophorus electricus isolate fEleEle1 chromosome 1, fEleEle1.pri, whole genome shotgun sequence, a single window of DNA contains:
- the LOC113583257 gene encoding beta-2-glycoprotein 1 isoform X1, whose amino-acid sequence MIRPLHLLLLCEAFLLDMVMPEEVCPRPPEEDGAEVDGGQLFFERGTEISLSCIQGYTPTGGSRKIICKSTGEWTERTLKCSPKRCPVPNSPQNGKVHFNGITYKSDISYSCDEGYILHGVRSSWCLHTGQWSSPQPECKPVTCGLPVIPPYAKIVYDRQFKGDVVEFGMGGIYECRPPMILHGNRRVTCLADGTWLEPPECKLVTCPHPPAIENGFLSFAEAREYGYRERVRYGCIKPYILYGAMEIECTETGSWSPEPSCRKGSN is encoded by the exons ATGATACGGCCTCTTCACCTTCTGCTGCTCTGTGAGGCGTTCCTGCTGGACATGGTGATGCCAGAGGAAG TATGTCCACGGCCTCCCGAGGAAGACGGTGCAGAGGTGGACGGAGGGCAGCTGTTTTtcgagagagggacagagatcTCACTGTCATGCATCCAAGGCTACACACCCACCGGAGGCTCCCGCAAAATCATCTGTAAATCCACTGGCGAATGGACTGAGCGCACACTGAAGTGCTCTC CAAAACGATGTCCGGTGCCCAATTCCCCCCAGAACGGAAAGGTGCATTTCAACGGGATTACGTACAAGAGTGACATCAGCTATTCCTGTGATGAGGG GTACATCCTCCATGGCGTACGATCCAGCTGGTGCTTACACACTGGGCAATGGAGCAGCCCTCAGCCGGAGTGCAAAC CCGTTACCTGCGGCCTTCCCGTAATCCCCCCTTACGCCAAAATAGTATATGACAGGCAGTTCAAGGGTGATGTCGTAGAGTTCGGAATGGGCGGGATCTACGAGTGCCGGCCTCCCATGATTCTCCACGGCAACAGGAGAGTGACCTGCTTGGCCGACGGCACCTGGTTGGAGCCTCCGGAGTGCAAGC TGGTGACGTGCCCTCACCCCCCCGCCATCGAAAACGGCTTCCTGTCCTTCGCCGAGGCAAGGGAGTATGGGTACAGGGAGAGAGTGCGATATGGCTGCATCAAGCCCTACATCCTGTACGGCGCCATGGAGATCGAGTGCACA